Proteins encoded together in one Rhizobium bangladeshense window:
- a CDS encoding ureidoglycolate lyase, translating to MPRASETLSDFLDIRPLTRSAFAPFGEVIEADPASMRLINGGTTERFHALAAAEASGEGARVIINLFRGRPRSFPYDVDMMERHPLGSQSFSPISGRPFLVVVSEDEGGRPSKPQVFLARGDQGVNYRRNVWHHPLMALGQASDFLVVDRDGPGNNLEEFFFEIPYVIKEPAP from the coding sequence ATGCCGAGGGCGAGTGAAACATTGTCAGATTTTCTCGACATCCGCCCGCTTACCAGATCGGCCTTCGCCCCTTTCGGCGAGGTGATCGAAGCCGATCCAGCCTCGATGCGGCTCATCAACGGCGGCACGACCGAACGCTTCCATGCACTGGCTGCGGCTGAGGCGTCGGGCGAGGGCGCGCGCGTCATCATCAATCTCTTTCGCGGCCGGCCGCGCAGCTTCCCCTATGACGTCGACATGATGGAGCGCCATCCGCTCGGCAGTCAGAGTTTCTCGCCGATTTCCGGCCGGCCCTTCCTCGTCGTCGTCTCCGAGGACGAGGGCGGACGTCCGAGCAAGCCGCAGGTGTTTCTCGCACGCGGGGACCAGGGGGTGAACTACCGCCGCAATGTCTGGCATCATCCGCTGATGGCGCTGGGCCAGGCCTCCGATTTCCTGGTCGTCGACCGCGACGGGCCTGGCAATAATCTGGAGGAATTCTTCTTCGAAATCCCGTATGTCATCAAAGAGCCAGCCCCATGA
- a CDS encoding HepT-like ribonuclease domain-containing protein codes for MSEHRAIDYLNEMQKAAAEALYFVGGMDEAAFAEDNLTFKAVAFCHFTIGAAASRLLVAHPEFATEHPTLPWTKICGTGNRILEDVFALDPSEIWDATYRTLPELLVEIDAIRHWHAEGE; via the coding sequence ATGAGCGAGCATCGTGCTATCGACTATCTCAATGAAATGCAGAAGGCGGCGGCCGAAGCGTTATACTTCGTGGGCGGAATGGATGAGGCGGCCTTCGCCGAGGACAATCTCACCTTCAAGGCGGTTGCCTTCTGCCATTTCACCATCGGCGCGGCTGCGTCCCGACTGCTCGTAGCCCATCCGGAATTCGCAACCGAGCATCCCACTCTGCCATGGACGAAAATCTGCGGAACGGGCAACCGCATTCTCGAAGACGTCTTCGCCCTCGATCCCTCCGAAATCTGGGATGCAACCTATCGTACGCTGCCGGAACTTCTCGTTGAGATCGATGCCATTCGTCACTGGCATGCCGAGGGCGAGTGA
- the uraD gene encoding 2-oxo-4-hydroxy-4-carboxy-5-ureidoimidazoline decarboxylase, with amino-acid sequence MLSREDFVSRFGGVFEHSPFIAERAYDAGSVTEPLTASGLHAALAAAFRAASREERLGVLRAHPDLAGRLAIAGELTEDSRKEQAGAGLDRLSPAEHARFTELNAAYVRKFGFPFIIAVKGLDKDDILSAFETRIGNGLDEELATATTQVERIALLRLTSMLPEGK; translated from the coding sequence ATGCTGTCGCGCGAGGATTTCGTTTCCCGCTTCGGCGGCGTCTTCGAACATTCGCCCTTCATCGCCGAGCGGGCCTATGACGCGGGCAGCGTGACGGAGCCGCTGACGGCATCAGGCCTGCATGCAGCGCTAGCCGCCGCCTTTCGTGCGGCAAGCCGGGAGGAGCGTCTCGGCGTGTTGCGCGCCCATCCCGATCTTGCCGGCCGTCTGGCGATAGCAGGTGAACTCACGGAAGACAGCCGGAAGGAGCAGGCCGGCGCCGGTCTCGATCGGCTGAGCCCGGCCGAGCATGCCCGTTTCACCGAACTCAATGCGGCCTATGTGAGAAAATTCGGCTTTCCCTTTATCATCGCCGTCAAAGGGCTCGACAAGGACGACATCCTTTCGGCTTTCGAAACGCGGATCGGCAATGGCCTGGATGAGGAACTCGCGACCGCCACGACACAGGTCGAACGGATCGCGCTGCTGCGCCTGACATCGATGTTGCCGGAGGGCAAATGA
- the puuE gene encoding allantoinase PuuE has protein sequence MVSETYPRNLVGYGRQTPDPKWPGDAHVAVQFVINYEEGGESCILEGDPASENLLSEIVGAAAWPGQRNLNMESIYEYGSRAGFWRLWRMFTGLKVQATVYGVTLAMARNPEAVSAMKEAGWEIASHGYRWLEYKDFPEDLERKHILEAVRLHTELTGERPYGMYQGKPSDNTLRLVQEEGGFLYSSDSYADDLPYWVKGVDGKPFLIIPYTLETNDMRFATPQGFNAGDQFFTYLKDAFDTLYEEGKDGSPKMMSVGLHCRLVGRPGRAAALKRFIEYVLKHDKVWIPRRIEIAEHWHKHHQPDAL, from the coding sequence ATGGTATCCGAGACCTACCCGCGCAATCTCGTCGGCTACGGGCGTCAGACGCCCGATCCGAAGTGGCCGGGCGACGCTCACGTCGCCGTGCAGTTCGTCATCAATTACGAGGAGGGCGGCGAGAGCTGCATCCTCGAAGGCGATCCGGCTTCCGAAAACCTGCTGTCGGAAATCGTCGGCGCGGCCGCCTGGCCGGGGCAGCGCAATCTCAACATGGAATCGATCTACGAATATGGTTCGCGCGCCGGCTTCTGGCGGCTCTGGCGCATGTTCACCGGTCTCAAGGTGCAGGCCACCGTCTATGGCGTGACGCTGGCGATGGCGCGCAATCCCGAAGCCGTCTCCGCCATGAAGGAGGCCGGTTGGGAGATCGCCAGCCATGGCTACCGCTGGCTGGAATACAAGGATTTTCCCGAGGATCTGGAGCGCAAGCACATTCTCGAGGCCGTGCGCCTGCACACCGAACTGACAGGCGAGCGGCCCTACGGCATGTATCAGGGCAAGCCATCCGACAACACGCTGCGACTGGTGCAGGAAGAGGGCGGCTTCCTCTATTCCTCCGATTCCTATGCCGACGACCTGCCTTACTGGGTCAAGGGCGTCGACGGGAAGCCCTTCCTGATCATCCCCTATACGCTCGAAACCAACGACATGCGTTTTGCCACACCGCAGGGTTTCAATGCCGGCGACCAGTTCTTCACCTATCTGAAGGACGCTTTCGACACGCTTTATGAGGAAGGCAAGGACGGCAGCCCGAAGATGATGTCGGTCGGCCTGCACTGCCGCCTTGTCGGGCGTCCGGGCCGGGCAGCCGCTCTGAAGCGTTTCATCGAATATGTACTCAAGCATGACAAGGTCTGGATCCCGCGCCGCATCGAGATTGCCGAGCACTGGCACAAGCACCATCAGCCGGATGCGCTCTAA
- a CDS encoding DUF1045 domain-containing protein, with the protein MRYAICFTPPASDRLSLVAANWLGRNVFSGDMVEPPAVRGLGIHEIAFYTAVPRRYGFHGVLKAPFHLSAETSEAQLLRDLMRFAGTYAPFRIPHLEIARLGNFYSLMPSAPCEQIQYLASAIVQEFDRFRAPLSEADIERSDPDGLSAAQFANLHRWGNPYVMEEFRFHMPVTGPINAIDMPRIELVLRTIFEPVLREPVTVSNVALMIEEGTGGPFRVHSLHPMGKVSARRIA; encoded by the coding sequence ATGCGCTATGCCATTTGCTTCACGCCTCCGGCGAGCGATCGGCTGTCGCTCGTGGCCGCCAATTGGCTTGGCCGAAACGTGTTTTCGGGCGATATGGTGGAGCCTCCGGCCGTGCGCGGCCTCGGCATTCATGAGATCGCCTTTTATACCGCCGTGCCGCGGCGCTATGGTTTTCACGGCGTTCTAAAGGCGCCTTTCCACCTGTCCGCTGAGACGTCGGAGGCGCAACTCCTGCGCGATCTTATGCGTTTTGCGGGGACATACGCCCCCTTCCGGATTCCACATCTGGAAATCGCCCGGCTCGGCAATTTCTACAGCCTGATGCCGAGCGCTCCCTGTGAGCAGATCCAGTATCTGGCTTCGGCGATCGTTCAGGAGTTCGATCGTTTCCGGGCGCCGCTGAGTGAAGCCGACATCGAACGCAGCGATCCCGACGGGTTGTCGGCGGCGCAATTCGCCAATCTGCATCGTTGGGGCAATCCTTACGTGATGGAGGAGTTCCGCTTCCATATGCCGGTGACTGGCCCCATCAATGCGATTGACATGCCCCGCATCGAGCTGGTGCTGCGGACGATCTTCGAGCCTGTCTTGAGAGAGCCGGTGACGGTTTCGAATGTGGCTTTGATGATCGAGGAGGGCACCGGCGGTCCCTTCCGCGTTCACTCGCTCCACCCCATGGGCAAGGTCAGCGCGCGCAGGATCGCCTGA
- a CDS encoding NAD(P)/FAD-dependent oxidoreductase, with amino-acid sequence MEKADSPAPASGQSSCDLLIVGAGIMGLWAAVHAKRFGMSTILADAGSLGRGASGGLLGALMPHMPDRWSVKKQFQFDALVSLETEIAALEAETGVSAGYRRSGRLIPLPKPHLNRIARGHSEDADCHWRAGERRFHWHVIDRPPIDGWPDISAGENGFVHDTLAARVAPRSLISALIALLRRAKCVRIMEHAAVAAVDPDRGTAEIGGEPIAFSRCILAAGHKSFPLLQELTPGAKKPIGQPVKGQAALLRADIDPALPTIFLDGLYVVAHEGGYAAIGSTSENRFDDPGSTDAQLDALIEAARAIAPILRDAPVVERWAGLRPKAIDRDPMIGRHPVHPRLIALTGGFKVSFGLAHRLAEAAVCIAGDTDCEFSLPESFAISSHIAVASR; translated from the coding sequence ATGGAAAAAGCCGATAGTCCTGCACCGGCGTCCGGTCAATCTTCTTGCGACTTGCTGATCGTCGGCGCCGGTATCATGGGTCTCTGGGCGGCCGTGCATGCCAAACGCTTCGGCATGAGCACCATCCTTGCCGACGCCGGCAGCCTGGGCAGAGGCGCCAGCGGCGGCCTGCTGGGCGCGCTGATGCCGCATATGCCGGACCGGTGGTCAGTGAAGAAGCAGTTCCAGTTCGATGCCCTGGTTTCGCTCGAAACTGAAATCGCCGCACTCGAAGCCGAGACGGGAGTTTCCGCCGGCTACCGCCGTTCCGGGCGGCTGATCCCGCTGCCGAAGCCGCATCTCAATCGCATCGCCCGCGGTCATTCCGAGGATGCCGACTGCCATTGGCGGGCCGGCGAGCGCCGCTTCCACTGGCATGTCATCGACAGGCCGCCGATCGATGGTTGGCCTGACATATCTGCCGGCGAGAACGGCTTCGTGCACGACACGCTTGCGGCCCGCGTCGCACCCCGCTCATTGATCTCAGCGCTCATCGCCTTGCTGCGGCGGGCAAAATGCGTGCGCATCATGGAACATGCGGCCGTTGCCGCCGTCGATCCCGATCGCGGCACGGCGGAGATTGGCGGCGAACCCATTGCTTTCAGCCGCTGCATCCTGGCCGCCGGCCATAAGTCCTTTCCGTTGCTGCAGGAGTTGACACCGGGGGCGAAAAAGCCGATCGGCCAGCCGGTGAAGGGGCAGGCGGCGCTGTTGAGGGCCGATATCGACCCGGCGCTGCCGACAATCTTCCTCGATGGGCTCTATGTTGTGGCGCATGAAGGCGGGTATGCGGCAATCGGCAGCACCAGCGAGAACCGCTTTGACGATCCCGGCTCGACCGACGCACAACTCGATGCGCTGATCGAGGCGGCGCGCGCCATCGCGCCGATCCTTCGCGATGCGCCCGTCGTCGAACGCTGGGCGGGGCTTCGCCCGAAGGCGATCGACCGCGATCCGATGATCGGCCGCCATCCCGTCCATCCCCGCCTGATCGCGTTGACTGGCGGTTTCAAGGTCAGCTTCGGGCTGGCCCATCGGCTGGCGGAGGCTGCGGTTTGCATCGCGGGCGATACAGATTGCGAGTTTTCGCTGCCGGAAAGCTTCGCGATTTCAAGCCATATCGCTGTCGCTTCACGTTAA
- the mnmD gene encoding tRNA (5-methylaminomethyl-2-thiouridine)(34)-methyltransferase MnmD — MRDVNPDQIGAGAPQPLEWRDGDMPYSIAFGDHFYCQTDGRLECGHVFLAGNGLPERWKGRRDFVIGELGFGTGLNFAETWRQWKLHRAAGQQLHFISFELHPMRREEIGRALSHWPEIDAEREALTAAWPLLPAGTVALDLDDQTRLSVVCGAALDGIAAADTGFDAWYLDGFAPSRNCDMWSEELMRCVNEKTAAGGTFATYAAAGFVRRNLIAAGFAVERRKGFAGKREMLCGIKALTE, encoded by the coding sequence ATGAGAGACGTGAACCCCGATCAGATTGGCGCGGGCGCGCCGCAGCCGCTCGAATGGCGCGACGGCGATATGCCTTATTCCATCGCATTTGGCGACCATTTTTATTGCCAGACCGATGGCCGGCTCGAATGCGGCCATGTCTTCCTCGCCGGCAATGGCCTGCCGGAGCGTTGGAAGGGCCGGCGGGATTTTGTCATCGGCGAACTCGGCTTCGGCACCGGCCTGAATTTCGCCGAGACCTGGCGGCAATGGAAGCTGCATCGCGCAGCCGGCCAGCAACTGCATTTCATTTCCTTTGAACTCCACCCGATGCGGCGCGAGGAAATCGGCCGGGCACTGTCACACTGGCCGGAGATCGATGCCGAGCGCGAAGCGCTGACCGCAGCATGGCCGCTACTGCCTGCCGGCACCGTCGCGCTCGACCTTGACGACCAGACGCGCCTCAGCGTCGTCTGCGGCGCCGCGCTCGACGGCATTGCCGCGGCAGACACCGGCTTCGACGCGTGGTACCTCGATGGCTTCGCCCCCTCACGCAACTGCGACATGTGGTCGGAGGAACTGATGCGGTGCGTCAATGAAAAGACGGCCGCCGGCGGCACCTTCGCAACTTACGCCGCGGCCGGCTTCGTGCGCCGCAATCTCATCGCTGCGGGCTTTGCCGTCGAGCGTCGCAAAGGCTTCGCCGGCAAACGTGAAATGCTCTGCGGCATCAAAGCGCTCACCGAATAA
- a CDS encoding response regulator, with amino-acid sequence MKSAGDILELACRRIADLDTPAYVKNSELRYVAVNGAYADFLGREISDFIGRRTRELFDRPEEEDREDKERRALVFGTEENAICFDAESLHHERVQIESFSPSPDRIYVLGIFEARERRVIAGREMVGNPGFVGDSETAADLARVREALENLDQPIGIFTADGRPLVVNAAYRNGALPVAGESAWGESVNELDVLRTVLEDLPVAVFVRDDKHRLVYANKYYETFSGRARSEYMGMTEHEMFGPEGAEAIYQENLLALRDGISVELESEMPSNSGHVYPVISRVNRVMTADGRTYVVGSFSDISPLKDRERALIESRKQEEILHRDIESILRSLPIGVLILDNDHRILYVNDEFYGIWELPLDDRFDGRPFLDVIRRNYELGRYDRTQTPEEIYAFRKHLFEAEEPEPIEVGWAGGKSVIFDSRRISNDRILLTYADISAVREREKEIHETRAALERLGEMMRDATHAMSQGLAIIQDGVIRMSNEAMADILQIPPEYIEAGQGWLGMFEFCAARGDFHDEADEILQEWRANIAARQPISTVFHVGGERWVNMDATVSTGQHWVALFTDVTDLKSREEELRQLLSRAEAADRAKSEFLANMSHEIRTPMNGVLGMAELLAKTNLDTRQKTFIDIIVKSGNALLTIINDILDFSKIDARQMTLRKAAFDITEAVEDVATLLSSHAAEKNIELLVRAAPDLPAAVIGDAGRFRQIVTNLVGNAVKFTERGHVFVDVGFETVAGGEILASIRIEDTGIGIPKDKLASVFDKFSQVDASSTRRHEGTGLGLAITAGLVDLFGGYINVESEWGKGSVFTVNLPFAVAAARLEPKPLPINVQGARILVVDDNEVNRRILTEQLSLWGFDGVAAEGGGTGLAILEAAADLGVTVDAVVLDYHMPDMNGADVARRLRADPRFVELPIIFLTSMDISGTEKEFAALNGHAHLMKPARANVLRNTMVEVVRASRVKQSFASESTRPQAQAVVPEPVPQTRGPEFIDVLVAEDNEVNQIVFTQILQATDLSFLVVDNGEQAVAAWARHKPGIIMMDVSMPVMNGHEAARTIREKEKGQGHRVPIIGVTAHALESDCEACLDAGMDDYMSKPISPELLEEKIRQWLGKTGQQPGRKGY; translated from the coding sequence TTGAAATCAGCCGGGGACATTCTGGAATTGGCTTGCCGCCGGATCGCCGATCTGGACACCCCGGCCTATGTCAAGAACAGCGAGTTGCGCTATGTCGCCGTCAACGGGGCCTATGCGGATTTCCTGGGCCGCGAGATTTCCGACTTCATCGGTAGGCGCACCCGCGAGCTATTCGACCGCCCCGAGGAAGAGGACCGCGAGGATAAGGAACGCCGCGCGCTGGTTTTCGGCACCGAGGAAAACGCCATCTGCTTCGACGCGGAGAGCCTCCACCATGAGCGCGTCCAGATCGAAAGCTTCTCGCCGTCGCCGGATCGGATCTATGTGCTTGGCATCTTCGAAGCGCGCGAGCGCCGCGTCATCGCCGGCAGGGAGATGGTTGGCAACCCAGGGTTTGTAGGCGATTCCGAAACCGCCGCCGACCTCGCCCGGGTGCGCGAGGCACTGGAAAATCTCGATCAGCCGATCGGCATCTTTACGGCGGACGGACGCCCGCTTGTCGTCAATGCAGCTTATCGCAACGGCGCTCTGCCTGTGGCCGGCGAATCGGCCTGGGGAGAGAGCGTCAACGAACTCGACGTTCTCCGCACCGTCCTGGAGGACCTGCCGGTTGCGGTCTTCGTCCGCGACGACAAGCACCGCCTGGTCTATGCCAACAAGTATTATGAAACCTTCAGCGGCCGCGCCCGCTCCGAGTATATGGGAATGACCGAACACGAAATGTTCGGGCCGGAAGGTGCTGAGGCGATCTACCAGGAAAACCTGCTGGCGCTGAGGGACGGTATTTCGGTGGAGCTCGAGAGCGAGATGCCGAGCAATAGCGGCCATGTCTATCCCGTCATCTCGCGCGTCAACCGCGTCATGACGGCGGATGGGCGAACCTATGTCGTCGGCTCCTTTTCCGACATCTCACCGCTCAAGGATCGCGAGAGGGCGCTGATTGAATCGCGCAAGCAGGAAGAAATACTGCATCGCGACATCGAGAGCATTCTGCGTTCGCTGCCGATCGGCGTGCTGATCCTCGATAACGACCACCGGATCCTCTACGTCAACGACGAATTCTACGGCATCTGGGAACTGCCGCTCGACGATCGCTTCGACGGCCGCCCCTTCCTTGACGTCATCCGCCGCAATTACGAACTCGGGCGCTACGATCGGACGCAGACGCCGGAGGAGATTTACGCTTTCCGCAAGCACCTGTTCGAGGCGGAGGAACCGGAGCCGATCGAGGTCGGCTGGGCGGGCGGCAAATCGGTGATCTTCGACAGCCGCCGCATCTCCAACGACCGCATCCTGCTGACCTATGCCGACATTTCGGCGGTGCGCGAGCGGGAAAAGGAAATTCACGAGACCCGGGCCGCGCTGGAGCGGCTCGGCGAAATGATGCGCGATGCCACACACGCCATGTCGCAGGGGCTTGCCATCATCCAAGACGGCGTCATCAGGATGTCCAACGAGGCTATGGCCGATATCCTGCAAATCCCGCCTGAATACATCGAGGCCGGCCAGGGCTGGCTCGGCATGTTCGAATTTTGCGCGGCGCGCGGCGATTTCCACGATGAGGCGGACGAGATCCTGCAGGAGTGGCGCGCCAACATCGCGGCGAGGCAGCCGATTTCCACCGTCTTCCATGTCGGCGGCGAGCGCTGGGTGAACATGGACGCGACGGTCAGTACCGGACAGCATTGGGTGGCGCTGTTCACCGACGTCACTGATCTCAAGAGCCGCGAGGAGGAACTGCGCCAGCTGCTGTCGCGCGCCGAAGCCGCCGATCGCGCCAAGTCCGAATTCCTCGCCAATATGAGCCATGAGATCCGCACTCCAATGAACGGCGTGCTCGGCATGGCGGAGCTGCTGGCCAAGACCAATCTTGATACGCGCCAGAAAACCTTCATCGACATCATTGTCAAATCGGGCAATGCGCTGCTGACTATTATCAACGACATCCTCGATTTCTCGAAGATCGATGCGAGGCAGATGACACTGCGCAAAGCGGCGTTCGATATCACCGAAGCTGTGGAGGACGTGGCGACACTTTTGTCGTCGCATGCCGCCGAGAAGAACATCGAACTGCTCGTGCGGGCCGCACCGGATTTGCCCGCCGCCGTGATCGGCGATGCCGGCCGCTTTCGCCAGATCGTCACCAATCTCGTCGGCAATGCCGTCAAGTTCACCGAGCGTGGCCATGTCTTCGTCGATGTCGGCTTCGAGACCGTCGCCGGCGGCGAGATCTTGGCAAGCATCCGCATCGAGGATACCGGGATCGGCATTCCGAAGGACAAGCTCGCATCGGTTTTCGACAAGTTTTCGCAGGTCGACGCCTCCTCGACCCGGCGGCATGAGGGAACGGGCCTCGGTCTTGCAATCACCGCCGGCCTCGTCGATCTCTTCGGAGGCTATATCAATGTCGAGAGCGAATGGGGCAAAGGCTCGGTCTTCACCGTGAACCTGCCTTTCGCGGTGGCCGCCGCCCGGCTCGAACCGAAGCCGCTGCCGATCAATGTGCAGGGCGCGCGTATCCTCGTCGTCGACGACAACGAGGTGAACCGCCGCATCCTGACCGAGCAGCTCTCGCTCTGGGGCTTCGACGGCGTGGCTGCAGAGGGTGGAGGCACCGGGCTTGCAATCCTGGAGGCGGCCGCCGATCTCGGCGTCACCGTGGACGCAGTCGTGCTCGACTATCACATGCCCGACATGAACGGCGCCGATGTCGCGCGCCGGTTGCGCGCCGACCCCCGGTTCGTCGAGCTGCCGATCATCTTCCTGACGTCGATGGATATTTCGGGCACGGAGAAGGAATTCGCGGCACTGAACGGCCATGCACACCTGATGAAGCCGGCGCGCGCCAATGTGCTACGCAACACCATGGTCGAAGTGGTGCGTGCAAGCCGCGTCAAACAGTCCTTCGCGAGCGAGAGCACCCGGCCACAGGCGCAGGCGGTCGTGCCGGAGCCCGTGCCGCAGACGCGCGGGCCGGAATTCATCGACGTGCTCGTCGCAGAAGACAATGAAGTCAACCAGATCGTCTTTACACAGATCCTGCAGGCAACCGATCTCTCCTTCCTCGTCGTCGACAATGGTGAGCAGGCGGTCGCCGCTTGGGCGAGACACAAGCCGGGCATCATCATGATGGACGTCTCGATGCCTGTTATGAACGGCCATGAAGCGGCTCGGACGATCCGCGAGAAGGAAAAGGGGCAGGGCCATCGTGTGCCCATCATCGGCGTCACCGCCCATGCGCTCGAAAGCGACTGCGAGGCCTGCCTCGACGCCGGCATGGACGACTACATGTCGAAGCCGATCAGCCCGGAACTGCTGGAGGAGAAGATCCGGCAATGGCTGGGCAAGACCGGGCAGCAGCCGGGGCGCAAGGGCTACTGA
- a CDS encoding MFS transporter gives MNVMQPMPVETGSSVDPQAEISARLERLPITREVFWARNIIGAATFFDGYTVIAIAYAMPVLVREWGLSPSQTGMILSMGYLGQLIGAILFGWLAEKIGRLKVLLFTILLFVSMDVACLFAAGAGMMMTFRFIQGIGTGGEVPVASAYINELIGSKGRGKFFLLYEVMFLLGLVGAGLIGYFMVPVYGWKAMFVVGLVPAILMIPLRWFLKESPRWLAANGRYEEANAIVTRMEESARSAGKQLPEPKAVQVAIRRTSDWRELFQGIYLKRTLSIWAMWFTAYTVANGTITWLPTLYRQVFNLPLQTSIFYGFLTSLGGVIAAVICALLIDRVGRKRWYTGALLLAPLPLLTLAWLGATSSMQVLILGGLAYAIVQTVTFSLYLYSAEIYPTRLRALGTGTGSAWLRLGSSTGPIVVGTLMSSLGIQYVFASFAAILILGALITMLFAVETKGRVLEELSP, from the coding sequence ATGAATGTCATGCAGCCTATGCCGGTGGAGACGGGGAGTTCCGTTGATCCGCAGGCCGAAATCAGCGCTCGCCTTGAGCGTCTGCCCATTACCCGCGAGGTGTTCTGGGCACGCAATATCATCGGCGCAGCAACATTTTTCGACGGCTATACTGTCATTGCCATCGCCTACGCCATGCCTGTCCTGGTGCGAGAGTGGGGCCTGAGCCCTTCGCAGACCGGCATGATCCTGTCGATGGGCTATCTCGGACAATTGATCGGCGCCATCCTGTTTGGCTGGCTTGCTGAAAAGATCGGCCGGCTGAAAGTTCTTCTATTCACGATCCTGCTCTTTGTCAGCATGGATGTCGCCTGCCTATTTGCCGCGGGCGCCGGCATGATGATGACCTTCCGTTTTATTCAGGGGATCGGGACGGGAGGCGAGGTGCCGGTGGCGAGCGCCTATATCAACGAGTTGATCGGCTCGAAGGGGCGCGGCAAGTTCTTCCTCCTCTACGAGGTCATGTTTCTGCTCGGGTTGGTCGGCGCAGGGCTGATCGGCTACTTCATGGTGCCGGTTTACGGCTGGAAGGCGATGTTCGTCGTCGGCCTCGTTCCGGCAATCCTGATGATCCCGTTGCGGTGGTTCCTGAAGGAGTCGCCGCGCTGGCTGGCTGCGAACGGCCGCTACGAGGAAGCGAACGCCATCGTTACACGCATGGAAGAGAGTGCACGCTCAGCCGGCAAGCAATTGCCTGAGCCAAAGGCCGTCCAGGTGGCGATCCGTCGCACGTCCGACTGGCGCGAGCTCTTCCAAGGCATCTACCTGAAGCGCACGCTCTCCATCTGGGCCATGTGGTTCACAGCCTATACGGTCGCCAACGGGACGATCACCTGGCTGCCAACGCTCTATCGGCAGGTGTTTAACCTTCCGCTTCAGACTAGCATCTTCTATGGTTTCCTGACGTCGCTCGGCGGCGTGATCGCCGCCGTCATCTGCGCGCTGCTCATTGACCGGGTCGGGCGCAAACGCTGGTACACCGGCGCACTGCTTCTTGCTCCTCTGCCGCTCTTGACTCTCGCATGGCTCGGCGCAACCTCGTCCATGCAGGTTCTGATCCTTGGTGGCCTTGCTTATGCCATCGTCCAGACAGTCACCTTCTCGCTTTATCTGTACTCCGCTGAAATTTATCCGACGCGTCTCAGGGCACTCGGTACCGGAACCGGCAGCGCATGGCTCCGCTTGGGCTCGTCGACCGGCCCGATCGTTGTGGGCACGCTGATGTCTTCCCTGGGTATCCAATACGTCTTCGCGAGCTTCGCTGCCATTCTGATCCTTGGCGCTCTCATCACGATGTTATTTGCCGTCGAAACCAAGGGCCGCGTCCTGGAGGAGCTATCTCCATAA
- a CDS encoding dihydrodipicolinate synthase family protein, whose protein sequence is MQPMDLRGLSPAPVTAFTREGEVDHKANAKIAKWLVSMEGVKSLVILGHAGEGTFLTEEERLALIRTYVEAVDGAVPIIAGITGEGTKVAAEEAKKCKAAGATGALVYPNHGWLRFGFQKGAPQDRYKAIWQESGLQCILFQYPDATKASYDLDTQLAIATQAGVVATKNGVRNMKRWYVEIPELKKANPNLQVLSCHDEWLLPTMFDVDGLLVGYGNIAPELLIDLIKAGKAQNYPEARKLFERLLPVTRAVYHRGSHMEGTVALKLGLVHRGILDHATIREPLKNLGEKAEAEIFAAFDAAGIGRVDQLLAAE, encoded by the coding sequence ATGCAACCGATGGACCTGCGCGGGCTGAGCCCGGCGCCCGTTACCGCTTTCACCCGCGAGGGCGAAGTCGATCACAAGGCCAACGCAAAAATCGCCAAATGGCTGGTTTCGATGGAAGGGGTCAAAAGCCTCGTCATCCTCGGCCATGCCGGCGAGGGCACTTTCCTTACCGAGGAGGAGCGGCTTGCTCTTATCCGCACCTATGTTGAGGCGGTCGACGGCGCCGTGCCGATCATTGCCGGAATCACAGGCGAGGGTACAAAGGTTGCTGCCGAAGAGGCGAAAAAGTGCAAGGCCGCCGGCGCCACCGGTGCGCTGGTCTATCCGAACCATGGCTGGCTGCGCTTCGGGTTTCAGAAGGGCGCTCCCCAGGATCGCTACAAGGCGATCTGGCAGGAATCCGGCCTGCAGTGCATCCTGTTCCAGTATCCGGACGCCACCAAGGCATCCTATGATCTCGATACGCAGCTGGCGATCGCCACGCAGGCAGGCGTCGTTGCCACCAAGAACGGCGTGCGCAATATGAAGCGCTGGTATGTCGAAATTCCGGAACTGAAGAAGGCCAATCCCAATCTGCAGGTTCTGAGCTGCCACGACGAATGGTTGTTGCCGACCATGTTCGACGTCGATGGTCTGCTCGTCGGCTACGGCAATATCGCGCCGGAACTGCTGATCGACTTGATCAAGGCAGGCAAGGCGCAGAACTATCCAGAAGCCCGGAAGCTTTTCGAACGTCTTCTGCCGGTGACGCGGGCCGTCTATCACCGCGGCTCCCACATGGAAGGCACCGTGGCGCTCAAACTCGGCCTCGTGCATCGTGGCATTCTCGATCACGCGACCATCCGCGAGCCGCTGAAGAACCTTGGCGAAAAAGCGGAAGCGGAAATTTTTGCCGCCTTCGATGCCGCCGGCATCGGCCGCGTCGACCAACTCCTGGCTGCCGAGTGA